CGCATGCCCGAGCAGCCGCCGGGCTGCACGGCGACGCGCAGCGCGATCGGGTCGGACGACTCCTCGCGGTCCATCAGCTCCCGGACCTTGGTCGCCGCCCCCTCGGTCAGGTTGATGACCTGGTCCTGGACACTCGTCGGCGTGGCGGTTGCGTCGCTCATCGGCTTGGTAGACCTTTCGGTGCAGCAGGATCTCCGCTCGGCCCCCACTGTAGCGGCGCTCCGGCCCGCCAGCGCACCGCCTCGGCGCGCTCACACGGCCAGGGTGACGGGCACCGTCGACGACCGGACCGGCAGTCGTGCCGTGAACTCGTGCGCCATCCCGACCCGCCGCGCCACGCCGTCTGGCAGCACTGACCACAGCACGGCCTGCGCCGCCTTGTTGGCGACCATCACGTGCGCCAGCAGCCGGCGGTGGCCGAGATCGATCGCGCGGTGGCGCAGCGCCGTGACGAGCCTGCGGCCGATGCCCCGCCCGTGCCACGCGTCGACGACGGAGAACGCGATCTCGGCGGTCTCTTCGTCGAGCGTGATCAGGTGGGCCAGGCCGACCGGGACGACCTCGTCG
The sequence above is drawn from the Euzebyales bacterium genome and encodes:
- a CDS encoding GNAT family N-acetyltransferase, with translation MQTTTAIRLRPLRRGETDVVDAVFAGMSDDSRYMRFHGPRPRLTDGMRRTLADADGSRHVALVAEAVDGDEVVPVGLAHLITLDEETAEIAFSVVDAWHGRGIGRRLVTALRHRAIDLGHRRLLAHVMVANKAAQAVLWSVLPDGVARRVGMAHEFTARLPVRSSTVPVTLAV